In the Setaria italica strain Yugu1 chromosome VI, Setaria_italica_v2.0, whole genome shotgun sequence genome, one interval contains:
- the LOC101757096 gene encoding 60S ribosomal protein L38, whose protein sequence is MPKQIHEIKDFLLTARRKDARSVKIKRSKDVVKFKVRCSKYLYTLCVFDAEKANKLKQSLPPGLSVQEV, encoded by the exons ATG CCGAAGCAGATCCATGAGATCAAGGACTTCCTTCTCACCGCGAGGAGGAAGGATGCCCGTTCCgtgaagatcaagaggagcAAGGATGTTGTCAAGTTCAAGGTGCGCTGCTCCAAGTACTTGTACACCCTCTGCGTCTTCGATGCTGAGAAGGCAAACAAGTTGAAGCAATCTCTCCCCCCAG GTTTGAGCGTCCAGGAGGTTTGA